The Nocardia sp. NBC_01503 sequence GGGATCCACCGGAGGATCGGCTCACCGTGGCCGACATCCAAGCGCGCCTCGCGCGGGAGCGCGCCGCCTCGACCGGCTGCCGATCGTGATCGGCGAAGCCGCGAAGCGGGGTCGCCGGGTCGTTGAGGACAGGCCTATTCGGCCGATCCTGCCGGACTGGCACGAGTTATTCGCAGCATTCTGTGGCCACCTCGGTGAGGAACCGGACGCACATCCGATCACCGCGTGCGCGCGAGCGTTGGCTGAACTCAACCAAGCAGACCGTCGCAATCCCGGTTGGCAGGGGTTCACGTCGGCCAGTCGCGTGCTGATCGACTCGGTCGATACGTGGGTGCGCCAGAACGCCCCGCATCCGGCCAGGGTCGGTGAATCGCTCGGTGAGCTGATCGCACGGATGGCGCTGGCCCAAGTCACGGCGAATGAACTTCTGCGCCAATGCGACAGCGTCGATGAAGACGTGCACACCGCATGGCAGGAGCTGGCTGTGATGGCTGGCCGATGGACCGACCTTGTGGCCGAAGTGGTCGACGGCCAGCCCCTGTTCCCGAAGGACAAACACCAATGACGCATCTGACGCGGCGTTCGACACCCAGCCTGTTCGGGCAACGCGGATACCTGCCACCTATCCAGTGGACAACCAGCCAGGCCGCGCGGGCGCTGGCGCACTACCTCGGCTCAGTGCCCAGTCCGAGCCGTACCGCGGTGGTGCGCAATCCCCATCTGAGCGAGGCATGGGCGCAGGATTTGGTTCAGGCCCCGACAGTGATCAGTCGGGTCGCCGGGCTGATCGGGCCTGAGGCCGGTATCGATCAAACATTCCTGGTGACCAAGTGGCCCGAGGACCGCACCGAAGTGCCGATGCATCAGGACGGGGTCAGTGTCGATATCGAACTCGACCCGGTCCGGTCGGTGTCGTGTTGGCTCTCGATCAGCAACGCGCCCGAAGCCGCTGGCGCACTGCAGTTCTCGGTCGGATCCCATCGTTGGGGATATCTGCCGCACGACTTCGATGACTCCGGGGCGCTGGCCGCACACGACGACCCCCGCCTGACCGACTGCGAATTCACCACGGTGCCAACGACAGCGGGCGAGGCACTGCTGTTCGATACCCGGCTGCTGCACCGCTCAGGCATGAACTCGACGCACCGCCCGCGAATCGGCTTGAACATCGTCTACGCCCGCCGCAGCGCATACCTGCGCGGCTCGGCTACCACCCGCGAGGGTTGGCAGCCCCTCAGACTTCCGTAACCGTCAAAGACGTTGCGGAAGAACAGAAGAACCGAAGAACCCTATTTGCCAATCTTGGTAGGGAGAACACCATGTCGGCACCAACCATTTCACCGACGCTCGACACCATCATCCCCGCGAACCCTGTCACCCTGGTGCGGGTATTGGAGGGAGAAGGCCCCGGCACACCGCGCCGCGCCAACAAAACCCTGTTCGCCAAGTCCGAGTGCAGCTACCACTGCCGCACCGCCGAGATCGCCGCTGCGGTGATCGAAGCCCTGCGCCAGTCCGACGACAAGCTGCGCAACCGCCCGCAAGAACTGATGCTGTGGGACTGGCAGTCGACATGGTTCAAGGTCGACCCGGACAGTGTCACCGGCGGCGGCTGGGTACTGCTCGGTGTCGCTTGGTACGACCCGGAGTTCTACGCCGACCGCGCCGGTGCCTACCTCTCGGTGATGCACAAGCGCATCTACGACATGCTCGGCCTGACAGTCGATGATGTGGAGGTCGTGCACTACCTGGTCGATACCGCTCAGGCGGCCTGATCAGTTGAATTCGTGCGGGTGGCGGAGGCAACCTCCGTCACCCGCACGCTGCGTGCGATGGGCGCGCGTGCCACGGTCGCCGAGATCACCCAAGCCGTAACCGCCACAACAGTCAGCGATGTACCGCCGAGGATGAATCCGCGTGCGGGTGCCGACGCGATGAGGACCGGAATGATCGCCATGCCCGCAGTGCCCGCAGTGCGCATCACGGTGTGATTGATCGACATCAACCGCAACCGCGCGGGGCGAGGATACGCGGCCAACTGCGTGCCCAGTGTGATCGAAATGAACGGGGTCACGAACCCCGACAGGCTCGCGAACACCAACACCAGCACCAGGCTGTTAGCCGCGCCGGTCGCAGCGAGCAGGGCACCGGCGACCGCCCACGCGGCACAGAATCGCGGCAGGAACGCCGCCGCCGTCGGCTGGATCCTGGACGCAGTGAGGTTGCCGATCAGCCCCGCGGTTCCGGTGGCGGTGAGCACCCACCCGTATGCGGCGGGGCTCGCGCCGAGCTGGTGAGCCAACAACAACGGCAGCCCGATGCCGGGCAGGGCGGTGAGGAACAACCCTGCGGCGTGCACGAGGAACGCCGCGCGCAGCACGGGAGATTCGCGCAGCAGTGCCCGCGCGCTCGCCCGCTTCGGCGCGGCTGAAGGTGCGCCGGGGGCCGCCGATGCGGTCGCCGCGGCCGAGGTGGCTGTCCTGGCCAGGAACACCAGGGCGAGCACCGATACCGCGAATGTGGCAGCGTCCGCAGCGAACAAACTGTTGATGGGCAGGATCAGCAGCAGCACGCCAGCGAGCGCTGGACCCGCGATCCGAGCAATGCGTCCGTTGAGGTCCATAGCCGCGACCAGCGCAGGCCGCTCCGCTTCGCTGACCAGATCCGGCACCAGCGCGCCGAGAGACGGATCGAAGACCGCTGCGAACGCGCCAAGGATCATCGCGACCGCCAGCACCGCCACGGTGCCGCCGATGTTCCACACCACGGGTACCGCGATCACCAGCAGCACGCGCACAGCGTCGATACCGGCGAGTATCCGGAATGTCGCGCACCGGTGCAGCAGTGCAGCGCCGAAGGTTCCGATCAGGATGAACGGCACACTTTCGGAGATGGCGACCGCGCCCATGGCGACCGGTCCGGAGAGTTGCAGTGCAACCCACATGATCGCCAAGGCATAGAAGCGGTCGCCGAGGATGCTCAGCAGCTGTGCGGTCCAGATCGCCGCGATCGGCGGGCGGCGGAGCAACATCAGCAACGACACAGCGCAGCACGGTAGCCGATTGTGCAGTCTCGAACCGCATGCCATCGAGCTTGGGGCGTGTCTCGATCACGATGGGCCCTGACTAGGGCCTACTCGGCATGTACAACTCTTTGGCAACCAGTATTGAATTCAAAAAAACTACGATCTCGACGACCGATACTGATCAACGTCGGGCAGCGCCGTCCGGCCAGATGATCTCGACCGGAACACCTTTGGCTCGAGCCAGCTCGACAACTGTTCCAGTACCGCCCTTTTCGCTGGGCTTGCTGTCCCAAACCGCGATGAGGCGATCGGCGGTGCCAACCACTGCCTCGTTCGCCGCCTCGTACGCGTCTCGACCTACCTCGTCATAGTCCATCACCCGCACGGTCGTCGCTCGCGCGACAAGCTCATCGAACTTCTCTACGTGGTCGAGCTTCACCTTTCGCTCGCGGTAGTTCCGTGACGGCAGAACAACTTCCAGGTGGCCACCGGCGTCGAGGACAGCTTGCGCAAACACGCTGTCGGCACCACGAGCGATGCAGCTGATACCAACGAGGTCCGTCGGATCGCCTGCGTCCGCGAGAATTAGAGCGATGTCCGCGTAGACCAGTGGAATCAAATCCTCGGTGACGTTCACGTGCCCTGTGACGCCGATGCGTGTCATGCCTACTTCTATATCGTGCTCGCGAGCAACGGGCGCATCCTGTCACGCAGGGCGGCCATAGATCGCACATTAGACGGTTTCTCGGTCCTGGTGTACATCTCGCGCAATTGGACACGAAC is a genomic window containing:
- a CDS encoding MFS transporter — encoded protein: MSLLMLLRRPPIAAIWTAQLLSILGDRFYALAIMWVALQLSGPVAMGAVAISESVPFILIGTFGAALLHRCATFRILAGIDAVRVLLVIAVPVVWNIGGTVAVLAVAMILGAFAAVFDPSLGALVPDLVSEAERPALVAAMDLNGRIARIAGPALAGVLLLILPINSLFAADAATFAVSVLALVFLARTATSAAATASAAPGAPSAAPKRASARALLRESPVLRAAFLVHAAGLFLTALPGIGLPLLLAHQLGASPAAYGWVLTATGTAGLIGNLTASRIQPTAAAFLPRFCAAWAVAGALLAATGAANSLVLVLVFASLSGFVTPFISITLGTQLAAYPRPARLRLMSINHTVMRTAGTAGMAIIPVLIASAPARGFILGGTSLTVVAVTAWVISATVARAPIARSVRVTEVASATRTNSTDQAA
- a CDS encoding phytanoyl-CoA dioxygenase family protein, which encodes MTHLTRRSTPSLFGQRGYLPPIQWTTSQAARALAHYLGSVPSPSRTAVVRNPHLSEAWAQDLVQAPTVISRVAGLIGPEAGIDQTFLVTKWPEDRTEVPMHQDGVSVDIELDPVRSVSCWLSISNAPEAAGALQFSVGSHRWGYLPHDFDDSGALAAHDDPRLTDCEFTTVPTTAGEALLFDTRLLHRSGMNSTHRPRIGLNIVYARRSAYLRGSATTREGWQPLRLP